From Centropristis striata isolate RG_2023a ecotype Rhode Island chromosome 16, C.striata_1.0, whole genome shotgun sequence, a single genomic window includes:
- the mlh3 gene encoding DNA mismatch repair protein Mlh3 isoform X2: MIKCLPKEVQGKLRSGVAIPSLQQCVEELILNSIDAEATCVGVRMDMEAFKVQVIDNGAGINAEDMESAGNRYHTSKCGSIEDLDNLRWYGFRGEALASVVSLAKLVEISSRTRSSVKTHVKIFKDGKSMDVFEAETARPSAGTTVIICNFLHNMPVRRKRMDAVLEGERIRHRLEAISLMHPSVSFTLKNDCTGAMMVQLPKARNTYHRFVQIHSLGRAQKLGEISYTHKQFEVIGYIGREGHYNNSLQFLFVNDRLLLKTRIHKLLNFLLRKLRSSNQKNDSPDGQSAIRSPKHKRSQELHGVYIINIKCSYSEYDICLEPAKTLIEFKDWDGILLCIEDTVKAFLSRENLVAELSQDDLDCVPPELFGTHNTDQEEHTTGNGGQATISASTQDCSIGIKLASASVHRKRKDDCVCEDNGVMECKEEMEKKTVNELETNKSEGSRNKECIYEPLCDTAQHTSDYSITEEEEPPLSEAGDISKMSCMLSSIRQLESENMELLRENEKETSNGTPSTSNMVSLDHITQQSKPDLNNIEQILPDYQGPGRHEDTLVTTRKISLSDPYIHENLLSQDMSQINKSASGQQISAQKCEERSFASKRKISLDAGYDITGQKPWKGLTPFIPSKIPRTCQKVSLCKESGSLEKFRRVYGKFDGLKLPQEKNTRLHQADSFALNSKNLFCQKDQQDETEKEKTQSRPQSRPALSGFTQLKPASGQNRGKTSLAAKLCHLKQHRTDNSKVLPQRSRTTSEGKTCISSGNDGTQDSNNNENQCDAALNPEPVPGGSTDPLLTEKQEAMTSGDWLHHYDPSVGKTVYVNKVTGLSRYDNHPPEETQVRCTSDVTNMAVSVISEMDANGESSNSLTSLYSKWNNPVFVRPPMVAVDISSGQADGLAVKIHNILFPYRFSKAMIHSMKVIHQVDKKFLACLINTRDEEPAALAETEGNLLVLVDQHAAHERVRLENLVADSYEDDPDAPGERRLCSSTIVPPLEISVTEEELRLLRSCQAHLRSLGLEVNFSQAADPQVFVGKVPLCFTEKESNELRRGRPSIIKPLVEEYLREQVELLRSTGRVRGTLPLTVLKVLASLACHGAIKFNDSLSRDECHSLVASLSSCQLPFQCAHGRPSIAPLVDTLHLDKDEKELQKPNLQKLRRMYKAWELYGNR, encoded by the exons ATGATTAAGTGTTTGCCTAAAGAGGTCCAGGGGAAACTTCGCTCGGGGGTCGCCATCCCGTCgctgcagcagtgtgtggaGGAGCTGATCCTCAACAGCATCGATGCCGAGGCGACCTGTGTGGGAGTCAGGATGGACATGGAGGCGTTCAAGGTTCAAGTGATCGACAACGGTGCTGGGATCAACGCTGAGGACATGGAGAGCGCGGGAAACAGATACCACACGAGCAAATGCGGCTCCATCGAAGACCTGGACAACCTACGGTGGTATGGTTTCAGAGGAGAAGCCCTGGCAAGTGTAGTTTCTCTCGCCAAGCTTGTTGAAATATCATCCCGGACCAGATCATCAGTGAAAACCCACGTCAAAATCTTCAAGGATGGCAAGAGCATGGATGTGTTTGAAGCGGAGACTGCTCGACCATCTGCAGGCACAACTGTTATCATTTGTAACTTCCTCCACAACATGCCAGTCCGGAGGAAGAGGATGGATGCTGTCCTGGAGGGTGAGAGGATCAGACACAGACTGGAGGCTATCTCTCTGATGCACCCCTCTGTGTCTTTCACCCTGAAGAATGACTGCACAGGAGCCATGATGGTGCAGCTTCCTAAAGCTAGAAACACTTACCACAGGTTTGTTCAGATACACAGCCTCGGGCGTGCACAGAAACTTGGAGAAATCAGCTACACGCACAAACAGTTTGAAGTCATTGGTTACATTGGCAGAGAAGGCCACTACAACAACAGCTTACAGTTCCTGTTTGTAAATGACAGACTGCTGTTGAAAACACGCATACACAAGCTCCTGAACTTTCTCCTACGCAAACTTAGAAGTTCAAATCAGAAAAACGACAGTCCAGATGGGCAGTCTGCCATTAGGAGTCCAAAGCACAAACGAAGCCAAGAGCTGCATGGAGTATACATCATCAATATCAAATGCTCTTACTCAGAATATGACATATGTCTGGAGCCTGCAAAAACTCTTATAGAGTTCAAAGACTGGGATGGTATTTTGCTGTGTATAGAAGACACAGTGAAAGCTTTCCTCAGCAGGGAGAACCTGGTGGCTGAACTTTCTCAAGATGACTTGGACTGTGTACCTCCTGAACTGTTTGGCACTCACAATACAGACCAAGAGGAGCATACCACGGGCAATGGTGGCCAAGCAACTATCAGTGCTTCCACACAGGATTGCAGTATTGGAATTAAACTGGCATCTGCCTCTGTTCATCGTAAGCGCAAAGATGACTGTGTATGTGAGGATAACGGAGTGATGGAGTGCAAAGAAGAGATGGAGAAGAAAACTGTAAATGAGTTGGAAACGAACAAAAGTGAAGGAAGCAGAAACAAAGAATGTATCTATGAGCCACTGTGTGATACTGCACAACATACATCTGACTATAGCATTACTGAAGAAGAGGAGCCACCTTTAAGTGAAGCTGGGGACATCTCTAAAATGTCATGTATGCTAAGTTCAATCAGACAACTAGAAAGTGAAAATATGGAGCTCTtaagagaaaatgaaaaagagacATCAAACGGTACCCCATCAACAAGCAACATGGTTTCACTAGACCACATCACTCAACAAAGTAAGCCTGATTTAAACAATATTGAGCAAATATTACCTGACTACCAGGGTCCAGGCAGACATGAAGATACTTTAGTGACTACCAGAAAGATCAGTCTTTCTGATCCGTACATTCATGAAAATCTGCTGTCTCAAGACATGTCCCAAATCAACAAGTCTGCATCTGGGCAGCAAATTTCAGCACAGAAATGTGAAGAGAGATCCTTTGCATCTAAACGCAAAATCTCACTGGACGCAGGCTATGACATAACTGGTCAAAAACCATGGAAAGGCCTCACTCCTTTCATTCCCTCGAAGATTCCCAGAACTTGTCAAAAGGTGTCTTTATGTAAGGAGTCTGGATCCCTTGAGAAGTTCAGAAGAGTATATGGTAAATTTGATGGACTGAAACTACCTCAAGAAAAGAATACAAGACTTCATCAAGCAGACAGCTTTGCTTTAAATTCCAAGAATTTGTTTTGCCAAAAAGATCAGCAagatgaaacagaaaaagaaaagacacagagcaGGCCCCAAAGCCGACCAGCCCTCTCAGGTTTCACCCAGTTAAAACCAGCGTCAGGACAGAACAGAGGTAAAACATCTTTGGCAGCTAAACTCTGCCATTTGAAACAACACAGGACGGACAATTCAAAAGTATTACCACAGCGGTCCAGGACTACCTCAGAGGGGAAAACCTGTATCAGTAGTGGAAATGATGGCACCCAAGACAGTAATAACAATGAGAATCAGTGTGACGCTGCACTGAATCCTGAGCCAGTCCCGGGTGGCAGTACAGATCCTCTGCTGACTGAGAAGCAAGAGGCTATGACATCAGGTGACTGGCTTCATCACTATGATCCATCTGTTGGAAAGACGGTTTACGTCAACAAAGTGACTGGGCTCAGCCGCTATGACAACCATCCTCCGGAAGAAACACAAGTGCGTTGTACGTCAGATGTCACCAACATGGCTGTTAGTGTCATCTCTGAAATGG ATGCCAATGGTGAAAGCTCCAACTCACTTACGTCGTTGTACTCAAAATGGAATAATCCTGTATTTGTTCGACCTCCTATG GTTGCTGTGGACATATCAAGTGGGCAAGCTGACGGGCTGGCTGTCAAGATCCACAACATCCTGTTTCCATACCGGTTTTCTAAGGCCATGATTCACTCAATGAAG GTCATCCATCAAGTAGATAAGAAGTTTCTTGCATGTCTTATCAACACAAGAGACGAAGAGCCTGCAGCACTCGCTGAAACTGAAG gAAACCTTCTGGTGCTGGTGGATCAGCATGCTGCACACGAGAGAGTTCGACTGGAAAATTTAGTTGcag actcctatgaggaTGACCCGGATGCACCAGGGGAGAGACGTCTGTGTTCCTCAACCATTGTGCCACCTCTGGAGATCAGTGTAACAGAAGAGGAACTGAGACTGCTTCG GTCTTGTCAGGCACATTTGCGGAGTTTGGGTCTGGAAGTAAACTTCTCGCAGGCAGCAGATCCACAGGTGTTTGTGGGTAAGGTACCACTGTGCTTCACTGAGAAGGAGAGTAATGAGCTCAGACGGGGGAGACCATCTATTATCAAGCCTCTTGTTGAG GAGTATCTTCGAGAGCAGGTTGAG TTACTCCGCTCAACTGGTAGAGTGAGAGGAACTCTGCCTCTCACGGTGCTGAAGGTGCTAGCCTCCCTAGCATGCCACG
- the mlh3 gene encoding DNA mismatch repair protein Mlh3 isoform X1: MIKCLPKEVQGKLRSGVAIPSLQQCVEELILNSIDAEATCVGVRMDMEAFKVQVIDNGAGINAEDMESAGNRYHTSKCGSIEDLDNLRWYGFRGEALASVVSLAKLVEISSRTRSSVKTHVKIFKDGKSMDVFEAETARPSAGTTVIICNFLHNMPVRRKRMDAVLEGERIRHRLEAISLMHPSVSFTLKNDCTGAMMVQLPKARNTYHRFVQIHSLGRAQKLGEISYTHKQFEVIGYIGREGHYNNSLQFLFVNDRLLLKTRIHKLLNFLLRKLRSSNQKNDSPDGQSAIRSPKHKRSQELHGVYIINIKCSYSEYDICLEPAKTLIEFKDWDGILLCIEDTVKAFLSRENLVAELSQDDLDCVPPELFGTHNTDQEEHTTGNGGQATISASTQDCSIGIKLASASVHRKRKDDCVCEDNGVMECKEEMEKKTVNELETNKSEGSRNKECIYEPLCDTAQHTSDYSITEEEEPPLSEAGDISKMSCMLSSIRQLESENMELLRENEKETSNGTPSTSNMVSLDHITQQSKPDLNNIEQILPDYQGPGRHEDTLVTTRKISLSDPYIHENLLSQDMSQINKSASGQQISAQKCEERSFASKRKISLDAGYDITGQKPWKGLTPFIPSKIPRTCQKVSLCKESGSLEKFRRVYGKFDGLKLPQEKNTRLHQADSFALNSKNLFCQKDQQDETEKEKTQSRPQSRPALSGFTQLKPASGQNRGKTSLAAKLCHLKQHRTDNSKVLPQRSRTTSEGKTCISSGNDGTQDSNNNENQCDAALNPEPVPGGSTDPLLTEKQEAMTSGDWLHHYDPSVGKTVYVNKVTGLSRYDNHPPEETQVRCTSDVTNMAVSVISEMGMEYRCYPFQVDLVLPFLPKSRTERVISSGLDDRDANGESSNSLTSLYSKWNNPVFVRPPMVAVDISSGQADGLAVKIHNILFPYRFSKAMIHSMKVIHQVDKKFLACLINTRDEEPAALAETEGNLLVLVDQHAAHERVRLENLVADSYEDDPDAPGERRLCSSTIVPPLEISVTEEELRLLRSCQAHLRSLGLEVNFSQAADPQVFVGKVPLCFTEKESNELRRGRPSIIKPLVEEYLREQVELLRSTGRVRGTLPLTVLKVLASLACHGAIKFNDSLSRDECHSLVASLSSCQLPFQCAHGRPSIAPLVDTLHLDKDEKELQKPNLQKLRRMYKAWELYGNR; the protein is encoded by the exons ATGATTAAGTGTTTGCCTAAAGAGGTCCAGGGGAAACTTCGCTCGGGGGTCGCCATCCCGTCgctgcagcagtgtgtggaGGAGCTGATCCTCAACAGCATCGATGCCGAGGCGACCTGTGTGGGAGTCAGGATGGACATGGAGGCGTTCAAGGTTCAAGTGATCGACAACGGTGCTGGGATCAACGCTGAGGACATGGAGAGCGCGGGAAACAGATACCACACGAGCAAATGCGGCTCCATCGAAGACCTGGACAACCTACGGTGGTATGGTTTCAGAGGAGAAGCCCTGGCAAGTGTAGTTTCTCTCGCCAAGCTTGTTGAAATATCATCCCGGACCAGATCATCAGTGAAAACCCACGTCAAAATCTTCAAGGATGGCAAGAGCATGGATGTGTTTGAAGCGGAGACTGCTCGACCATCTGCAGGCACAACTGTTATCATTTGTAACTTCCTCCACAACATGCCAGTCCGGAGGAAGAGGATGGATGCTGTCCTGGAGGGTGAGAGGATCAGACACAGACTGGAGGCTATCTCTCTGATGCACCCCTCTGTGTCTTTCACCCTGAAGAATGACTGCACAGGAGCCATGATGGTGCAGCTTCCTAAAGCTAGAAACACTTACCACAGGTTTGTTCAGATACACAGCCTCGGGCGTGCACAGAAACTTGGAGAAATCAGCTACACGCACAAACAGTTTGAAGTCATTGGTTACATTGGCAGAGAAGGCCACTACAACAACAGCTTACAGTTCCTGTTTGTAAATGACAGACTGCTGTTGAAAACACGCATACACAAGCTCCTGAACTTTCTCCTACGCAAACTTAGAAGTTCAAATCAGAAAAACGACAGTCCAGATGGGCAGTCTGCCATTAGGAGTCCAAAGCACAAACGAAGCCAAGAGCTGCATGGAGTATACATCATCAATATCAAATGCTCTTACTCAGAATATGACATATGTCTGGAGCCTGCAAAAACTCTTATAGAGTTCAAAGACTGGGATGGTATTTTGCTGTGTATAGAAGACACAGTGAAAGCTTTCCTCAGCAGGGAGAACCTGGTGGCTGAACTTTCTCAAGATGACTTGGACTGTGTACCTCCTGAACTGTTTGGCACTCACAATACAGACCAAGAGGAGCATACCACGGGCAATGGTGGCCAAGCAACTATCAGTGCTTCCACACAGGATTGCAGTATTGGAATTAAACTGGCATCTGCCTCTGTTCATCGTAAGCGCAAAGATGACTGTGTATGTGAGGATAACGGAGTGATGGAGTGCAAAGAAGAGATGGAGAAGAAAACTGTAAATGAGTTGGAAACGAACAAAAGTGAAGGAAGCAGAAACAAAGAATGTATCTATGAGCCACTGTGTGATACTGCACAACATACATCTGACTATAGCATTACTGAAGAAGAGGAGCCACCTTTAAGTGAAGCTGGGGACATCTCTAAAATGTCATGTATGCTAAGTTCAATCAGACAACTAGAAAGTGAAAATATGGAGCTCTtaagagaaaatgaaaaagagacATCAAACGGTACCCCATCAACAAGCAACATGGTTTCACTAGACCACATCACTCAACAAAGTAAGCCTGATTTAAACAATATTGAGCAAATATTACCTGACTACCAGGGTCCAGGCAGACATGAAGATACTTTAGTGACTACCAGAAAGATCAGTCTTTCTGATCCGTACATTCATGAAAATCTGCTGTCTCAAGACATGTCCCAAATCAACAAGTCTGCATCTGGGCAGCAAATTTCAGCACAGAAATGTGAAGAGAGATCCTTTGCATCTAAACGCAAAATCTCACTGGACGCAGGCTATGACATAACTGGTCAAAAACCATGGAAAGGCCTCACTCCTTTCATTCCCTCGAAGATTCCCAGAACTTGTCAAAAGGTGTCTTTATGTAAGGAGTCTGGATCCCTTGAGAAGTTCAGAAGAGTATATGGTAAATTTGATGGACTGAAACTACCTCAAGAAAAGAATACAAGACTTCATCAAGCAGACAGCTTTGCTTTAAATTCCAAGAATTTGTTTTGCCAAAAAGATCAGCAagatgaaacagaaaaagaaaagacacagagcaGGCCCCAAAGCCGACCAGCCCTCTCAGGTTTCACCCAGTTAAAACCAGCGTCAGGACAGAACAGAGGTAAAACATCTTTGGCAGCTAAACTCTGCCATTTGAAACAACACAGGACGGACAATTCAAAAGTATTACCACAGCGGTCCAGGACTACCTCAGAGGGGAAAACCTGTATCAGTAGTGGAAATGATGGCACCCAAGACAGTAATAACAATGAGAATCAGTGTGACGCTGCACTGAATCCTGAGCCAGTCCCGGGTGGCAGTACAGATCCTCTGCTGACTGAGAAGCAAGAGGCTATGACATCAGGTGACTGGCTTCATCACTATGATCCATCTGTTGGAAAGACGGTTTACGTCAACAAAGTGACTGGGCTCAGCCGCTATGACAACCATCCTCCGGAAGAAACACAAGTGCGTTGTACGTCAGATGTCACCAACATGGCTGTTAGTGTCATCTCTGAAATGG GTATGGAATACAGATGTTACCCTTTTCAGGTGGATCTAGTGTTGCCCTTCCTACCTAAATCCAGGACAGAAAGGGTGATTAGTTCAGGGCTTGATGACAGAG ATGCCAATGGTGAAAGCTCCAACTCACTTACGTCGTTGTACTCAAAATGGAATAATCCTGTATTTGTTCGACCTCCTATG GTTGCTGTGGACATATCAAGTGGGCAAGCTGACGGGCTGGCTGTCAAGATCCACAACATCCTGTTTCCATACCGGTTTTCTAAGGCCATGATTCACTCAATGAAG GTCATCCATCAAGTAGATAAGAAGTTTCTTGCATGTCTTATCAACACAAGAGACGAAGAGCCTGCAGCACTCGCTGAAACTGAAG gAAACCTTCTGGTGCTGGTGGATCAGCATGCTGCACACGAGAGAGTTCGACTGGAAAATTTAGTTGcag actcctatgaggaTGACCCGGATGCACCAGGGGAGAGACGTCTGTGTTCCTCAACCATTGTGCCACCTCTGGAGATCAGTGTAACAGAAGAGGAACTGAGACTGCTTCG GTCTTGTCAGGCACATTTGCGGAGTTTGGGTCTGGAAGTAAACTTCTCGCAGGCAGCAGATCCACAGGTGTTTGTGGGTAAGGTACCACTGTGCTTCACTGAGAAGGAGAGTAATGAGCTCAGACGGGGGAGACCATCTATTATCAAGCCTCTTGTTGAG GAGTATCTTCGAGAGCAGGTTGAG TTACTCCGCTCAACTGGTAGAGTGAGAGGAACTCTGCCTCTCACGGTGCTGAAGGTGCTAGCCTCCCTAGCATGCCACG